TGAGGGGCCGCCAAATTTCCCTGGTTAAACCAGGCGATCGCCTCTTGGAGGTATTGCTGTCGCCGCTCTAAATCCGTCGTCTGAAGGGCCAATTCTCCTAGGTTTGCCCCTAACTGGTAAGCATAATAAGACTCCCAAGGAACTAATGCCTGGGCAGCACCGAGATTGTCCACAAAGCGATCATAGTCAGGAATATCTTGCTCAAGGGCTAAAAATCCGGTGCTGGATCTTTCCCAAGCGGCGTGAACTGGGGTTAACCAAATAGCCATAACACCATAAAGTCCCAACAAACCAAGGGCAACTAGACGGGGTTTTCCCAGTAATTTTTCTGGATTGGGTGTTTGGGGAATAGAATTTTGGGGTTGATCTTGCCGGGCGATCGCCGCCAATAAAGCTAGCAGAATAACAATCATGCCACTGATGGCCACATTGTCCAGTTGATAATCTGTCCAACTAAGAGCCCAGTAACCGCTTAAGCCAACGTAGATGCTGCCCAGTAGGATGCGGTCTTCCCGCGCCATAATCTTGACAACTCTTCGTTGCCGCCAGAGAACTGCCCCCAGGAAAATCGGCACCCCAAAAAACAACACCAAACCCCAGAGGCCCATCTCGGCCCAGAGCTGCACCGGAGTGCTGTGGAGCTGGTAAATAAACTCCGATAAACGTCCGGCAGTGATCGGTCGATATTGCTGATACAAAAGCGGCACATTCCCCAAACCTGCCCCCGTCCACCAATGCTCCAGGCCCATAGCCCAACCCACCTGAACATTGACCCAGCGGTAATTTAATTCTTCAAATTCCCCCCGCAGCAGAGGTAAAACCAAGTTGTACAGTCGGTCATTGGCCAGGACAAAAATCGCGAGCACTCCCACCGTGAGTAACCCCGCCAGCCCCAGATAAAATTTGCGGATCTGACTGAACCCCCAGGCGAATCCAAAGGCCACCCCAGAGGCGATCGCCAAGCCGAGCCAACCGCCCCGGGAACTGGTGGTATAAAGATCGATCGCCCCGATGAAAACCCCTGTCGCCCACAACCAACGCCGCCAATCCCGATGGAGTAGCGCTAACCCCAGCAACGTTGGCAAACACAGAATAAGATAACCTGCCACATAATTTTGGTGACCCAAGGGAGCCCAATTTCGCAGCTCTAGCAAAGAAAAATCAAATTGCCCCCAGGCATCTTCAACGCCCAAATCCTGGAGCCGCTCAATCTCTGGGAGAAAAGTACGACTCAGCCACAGGGCCAAACTGAACGTCACAAAAGCCAAACTCAAATAGCCCTGGCCCAAAAATAACCAGTAACGATCCTTTGTCCCCTTGAGCCAGCCACTAATGGGATAAAGGGCCGCCAGAAAACCCAAAGCGGCCCAAGCCTGCCAGCGGGCCTGTTGCGGAAATGCTGCCCCCAAAGTTGAAACAAAAAGACTAACCAAGGTAAAACTCAGTACCAGATCAAAGCCATTTCCCAGGAGATAAATCCGGCGGTTGTCCCATAGTTGCACCAAAAACCAAAGCAGTGGACAAAATAAACCGACCTGCCAAACGAAAACCCAAGACCAAGCCACCATCATGCTGTGGCTATCAGGAATGAGGCTAAAGAGGATATAAAAAAAGGCAGTAAAGTAAGCCAACAGTGGGCCGGGAGACTGAGATTCAGGCATGGACAAGGCTCGTCAAAGGGGCACTGCTCCCATTAAATCCCATTTTCCAGAACTTCCATGGCCATGGGCTAGAATAGGTAAGATTTTTTCAGTCACCCAACCTCGCCATGTCTCTTCCTCCCGATCAAACTGCGGCTACGAAGCAAAAGAAACAAAAGTTTTGGCAGAAAATCATCCTTTTCATTGGTGCTGGTTCCTTTGCTGCTACGGCGATGGTGCCTGTGATTGGGGGCATTGTCGAAAGTATGAACCAGTCGGCAACAACCGAGATCGGGCAAGCCGACCAGGAAGCCCAGTTAAAGGAACAGGAAGCGGGCTTGGTTGCTGTCCTAGAACGGGAACCAGATAACGTAAATGCGTTGCAGGGACTGGTACAGGTGCGCCTAGCCCTGGGAGATTTAGAAGGGGCTCGCCCCCATCTGGCTCGATTGGTAGAGCTTTACCCAGAAGAACAGGTGCTACAGGATCTTTTGGCCCAGGTGGATGAAAATTTAGGCCGGACGGAGACGTCTCCTACCACCAATACCACGGACGCGCCCTAGGCGATCGCCCCTGGTGTTATGAGTTCAAAATTACCATTATTGGTTTTGATTACCCTCTTGGGGGGACTGGGGATCATCTGGCTACAAAACAGTCAGCCTCTGAGTTTGGTGTTGTTTAACCAGGCATTGCCCCTCGCCTTACCCCTGGGGATCTGGTTAATCGCCGCAGTGTTACTTGGACTACTGCTGAGTTTGATTTTGCAACTGTTGCTCCGGGGAGGCAATCCCAGTGTCAGAGGTGATCGCCCCAATCCCCGCCTCGAACGCCTCAAGCAACGTCCCCCCCGGGAGCCAGACCGCCGCACTGGCCGCTCTGATTGGGAGCGGAGTCGCGCTAACTATGATTGGACGGACAAAGAACTAGAGGCCCAGGATGAAGAAAGCTGGGATATCGAATCTCCCCCTAGCCAGCCGACCCGACCAAAGGCGCCCCCCCCAGCCAGCTCAGCCGAGCCAGAAATCCGTCCCCAGCCGAAACCCCAACGCCCCCGACCGACACCTCCTGTGACCCCTGCGCCCAGCTCGACACCAAGTCCTGCACCCAAGCAGCAGCCCAAGGCGGCAGATTCGGGAGCAGTTTATGATGCGGACTACCGGATTTTAACGCCTCCCTATGACCCCGACGCCACAGATCCCGGTGGGGTTGATCCAAATGAAGACGAAGAATGGATTTAGACAGAATGATTCTGTTAGGCTAAAACGGCTCTATTTGAGAAATTGATTCCTATGGATATTTCCCCTGAATTGCTGGCGGCGATCGCCCTCTTAAAAGAAAAAAGTTGTGCAAGCACCCCTGTTATTGAGTCCGCAGCAGAGCGAGAAGCCCTCCGTCACAATTTACGTTTGGCTTGCCAGGCGGCAGATTGGGAAAATATTGGCATCTGCGCCGATGATGTGGCAGAAGCAGTGACGACCCTAGAGCAATATCTCAAGGGCCTTGGCTATGGTGCGCCAGAAAATATCGACACCACCGCCTGGGGCGATCGCCCGATTTACCTAAAATTTAATACCCAGACGATGAACCATTATTTCGATGAATATGTGGGGGACTACCGGGGAGTGCTGGTGGCGCTCCAGTCTCCCGAATTCGAAATAGAAGGGATTTATGGCCATTTTCCTCTAGATTTGTTTGCAGAATGATCTAGGATGGGAAAAAATTTTGTCTGCGGTGGGGAACCTACGTTTTGAGAAAGAAACAGTGTTTTGGTTTTTTGGGTAGTATTTTGGCGATTACCTGGCCTCTGCCCAGCCTAGCCCAGCCCCTCAGCCCTGATCAGCTGGATTTATCCCCAGAAATTTTTGAACAGAGTCCGGTGCTCCAGCGCTGGAGCCAGGAAATCCCGGATGTGCGCCAAAATATCCGCCACGAGCCAAGTTTTCGCACCCGTTGGCGGTTGGGCTATGTCCAATTTCCGAGTAATGGTCAACAGGGGGGACTGGGCCTTGGGGTCGAGGATCTGTTTCTCACAGAAACGTTGCCCCTCACCCTCAGCGCTGAAGGTCACACCAGTTTTAATGGCGATCGCTCCCAAGTCGCCGCCCGCGCCAACTATTATCTATTGCCCCTCGGCAGCCGTTTTAACATCGCCCCGACCCTGGGTTACCAAAGCTTTTCGGGAGAAGATTACCGCCGCGCAGGGCTAGAAGTGGGGGCAAAAATGCAGTTGAGCCTTTCCCGTTCCGGTGCTTCGACTCTGAGCCTTAGTCAACAGTTTGTCAACCTCGGAACAGCAGAAGAAATGGGGGTCACTACCCTTGGTGCTGGTTATGCTTTTTCTCGGCAATGGCGCGCAGCTACGGAAATCCAAAAGCATAATTCCACCGCGGCGAAGGAAAGTAAGGTGGGATTTTTCTTGGAGTGGATGCCCTAGATTTAAAAAAGGGGGAAGCCTTGAGCTCCCCCGTGGGATTGACCTTAAAGTGAGACGAGAATATCTATCTACCCTATTCTTCTTCTGCTGAATCACTCCAAGTCGATTCTGGGTCTTGCGCCTCATCTTCGGTTTTGGTGTTTTTGGCGATCGCCAGGTCGATTTGTTGGCGGTAATAATCGACGCTCTTGACCTCCACTTCGACGGTATTCCCCAAGCGGTAGGCGATGCGATTTTTGCGACCCACCAGGCAGCTGTGGCGAGCGCGGTATTCGTACCAGTCGTCCTTCAAGGAGCTGACATGCACTAGACCTTCCACCAGTAGATCTTCGATTTCCACAAAGAAACCATAGGACTGCACCCCGGTAATCAAGCCCCGGAAGGTATGGCCAGTGTGGGCCTTCATTTTTTCTGCCTTTTGCAGACCCTGGAGGTCTTTTTCGGCGTCATCGGCGATTTTTTCTTGATCATTGAGCTGCAAAATTAAGCCCGCGATGGATTCTTCGAGTTCTGTCTGGATGGGTGTAGGCAAAACATTCCAATTGACTTGGTCATGGCAGGTGCTACTGCCAAGATTAACCCCTACTTTGACACGGCTGGAGCGGCGATCGCGTCCTTCTGAAAACACAAGCTTCAGAATCCGTTGCATCACCAGATCGCTATAGCGCTGACCCGGACAACAAACCCGGGCGTACCCATCATTGTAAGCAAGGCCAAAATGCGGATGGGGGTGTGTGCCATAACGGGGGACGTCAAGGGTTTCTTGCAATAGATAGTTCAGGATTTTGGTCATGTCCGTCTGACTAAACTCCTGGATAAAGTGCTGGTAATCGTGGGGCAGCAGTTCTTCTTCCGATTCGAGTTTGAGCTTCAGGTTGAGGTTGTTGCCCAGCTTGATCAAATTTTCAAGACTTTCAAAATCAGGCTTTGCCTGGTAGCAGTAAATGGCGGGTAATCCCAGGGCGATCATGTGTTGGGCCACAGCGCGACCGGCCAGAATCATCACCTCAGCTAAGAGCGATCGCACGGGCAGCGTCGGCGAGACAATCATTGTTCCAAAGCGCCCTTCATCTTTAAAGGCAGAGGTCACTTCCGGTAAAGAAATCTGGAAGCCCCCCCGTTGGAGGCGCTGGGCCTTGATCAAGGGGCTGAGGTTGAAAATCAGGTCATTGAGGAGGGCCGTCACATCTACCAGATCTTGATCGGCGGGCTCATCACTGCTGAGGAGATGCTGCACTTTTTGATAACTGAGGCTGTGGTCAACCTGGATCACACTGGGGGCAATTTCAAATTCTGCGACATTGCCCTGGTCATCGAAGGTCAAAAAGATGGACATCGTCAGGCGATCGCTGCCCGGCCGTAGTTCAATTTTTTCTTGAAGCTCTGAGGGGAACAGGGGAATCGTCATCTGCCCCAAAAAGACTGCTGTACCATGCTTTTTCGCCCAGCGATCGAGCACCCCTTGGGCCGGCACATATTCCGCCACATCAGCTAGGTGAATCCCTAATTGCCACTGGCCTGCTTCTGTTTTTTGGAGGGTAAAGGCATTTTCAATAAAGGTTTCATTGCCCGCGCTCAGATGCAGCTCATCTTCGATGGTCACCG
The nucleotide sequence above comes from [Synechococcus] sp. NIES-970. Encoded proteins:
- a CDS encoding O-antigen polymerase domain protein, encoding MPESQSPGPLLAYFTAFFYILFSLIPDSHSMMVAWSWVFVWQVGLFCPLLWFLVQLWDNRRIYLLGNGFDLVLSFTLVSLFVSTLGAAFPQQARWQAWAALGFLAALYPISGWLKGTKDRYWLFLGQGYLSLAFVTFSLALWLSRTFLPEIERLQDLGVEDAWGQFDFSLLELRNWAPLGHQNYVAGYLILCLPTLLGLALLHRDWRRWLWATGVFIGAIDLYTTSSRGGWLGLAIASGVAFGFAWGFSQIRKFYLGLAGLLTVGVLAIFVLANDRLYNLVLPLLRGEFEELNYRWVNVQVGWAMGLEHWWTGAGLGNVPLLYQQYRPITAGRLSEFIYQLHSTPVQLWAEMGLWGLVLFFGVPIFLGAVLWRQRRVVKIMAREDRILLGSIYVGLSGYWALSWTDYQLDNVAISGMIVILLALLAAIARQDQPQNSIPQTPNPEKLLGKPRLVALGLLGLYGVMAIWLTPVHAAWERSSTGFLALEQDIPDYDRFVDNLGAAQALVPWESYYAYQLGANLGELALQTTDLERRQQYLQEAIAWFNQGNLAAPHQEFGRSNLAWLHLANNDGAAAAVEFSEAARLVPAKRGVFYGLGLSLLAQEKTDLALEAIALEILRDPMFITSPIWRSGGLGELYPAVLERVMGHYETLLTTYPENVLLHRCRGGIAWWIGDFERAEAEFRQYFDPTALGLLPGKEDLGQGTAIALLQRIWDQPEERLTLLDQAWAKVSPQQPLSASQRQEFLSSLANAPDFATWIRALAPEVQYRRFRAGFNVNSRHIDGPNPTDFWTVSENLAINTWFGEFFPTITYDPSFDRQLQPLREALIGAIAP
- a CDS encoding hypothetical protein (conserved hypothetical protein): MSLPPDQTAATKQKKQKFWQKIILFIGAGSFAATAMVPVIGGIVESMNQSATTEIGQADQEAQLKEQEAGLVAVLEREPDNVNALQGLVQVRLALGDLEGARPHLARLVELYPEEQVLQDLLAQVDENLGRTETSPTTNTTDAP
- a CDS encoding hypothetical protein (conserved hypothetical protein), translating into MSSKLPLLVLITLLGGLGIIWLQNSQPLSLVLFNQALPLALPLGIWLIAAVLLGLLLSLILQLLLRGGNPSVRGDRPNPRLERLKQRPPREPDRRTGRSDWERSRANYDWTDKELEAQDEESWDIESPPSQPTRPKAPPPASSAEPEIRPQPKPQRPRPTPPVTPAPSSTPSPAPKQQPKAADSGAVYDADYRILTPPYDPDATDPGGVDPNEDEEWI
- a CDS encoding hypothetical protein (conserved hypothetical protein) yields the protein MDISPELLAAIALLKEKSCASTPVIESAAEREALRHNLRLACQAADWENIGICADDVAEAVTTLEQYLKGLGYGAPENIDTTAWGDRPIYLKFNTQTMNHYFDEYVGDYRGVLVALQSPEFEIEGIYGHFPLDLFAE
- a CDS encoding hypothetical protein (conserved hypothetical protein); translated protein: MRKKQCFGFLGSILAITWPLPSLAQPLSPDQLDLSPEIFEQSPVLQRWSQEIPDVRQNIRHEPSFRTRWRLGYVQFPSNGQQGGLGLGVEDLFLTETLPLTLSAEGHTSFNGDRSQVAARANYYLLPLGSRFNIAPTLGYQSFSGEDYRRAGLEVGAKMQLSLSRSGASTLSLSQQFVNLGTAEEMGVTTLGAGYAFSRQWRAATEIQKHNSTAAKESKVGFFLEWMP
- a CDS encoding exoribonuclease, with translation MDFSIATLLSFFTDDKLVAGKFLEKKLECHSEEDAEQLQIILDALERAEILAKERGKYRRVPETDVVEAKLRCSSKGFCFAIQDSEDAEDIYIRESYLSNAWNGDRVLVKIVKEGSRRRSPEGIVRLILERANPSLLARVVQKDEGFRAVPLDDRLLFELELKDEEARLQAALDHLVHVSVVQYPIAQYLPQGAVTKVLGSDAEAAADTDIVCCKHDLLRQFPAEVLAAVKDIPSKLTKTVLKKRRDLRDQLTVTIEDELHLSAGNETFIENAFTLQKTEAGQWQLGIHLADVAEYVPAQGVLDRWAKKHGTAVFLGQMTIPLFPSELQEKIELRPGSDRLTMSIFLTFDDQGNVAEFEIAPSVIQVDHSLSYQKVQHLLSSDEPADQDLVDVTALLNDLIFNLSPLIKAQRLQRGGFQISLPEVTSAFKDEGRFGTMIVSPTLPVRSLLAEVMILAGRAVAQHMIALGLPAIYCYQAKPDFESLENLIKLGNNLNLKLKLESEEELLPHDYQHFIQEFSQTDMTKILNYLLQETLDVPRYGTHPHPHFGLAYNDGYARVCCPGQRYSDLVMQRILKLVFSEGRDRRSSRVKVGVNLGSSTCHDQVNWNVLPTPIQTELEESIAGLILQLNDQEKIADDAEKDLQGLQKAEKMKAHTGHTFRGLITGVQSYGFFVEIEDLLVEGLVHVSSLKDDWYEYRARHSCLVGRKNRIAYRLGNTVEVEVKSVDYYRQQIDLAIAKNTKTEDEAQDPESTWSDSAEEE